The genomic stretch CTTTGCCATCAGCATCGAAAGTCGATATAAAATACGAGCACCTACAGACGCGTCCCATTCGCTCTCTTTGTCCTTTCCCGGCGATACTTCTGAGAGATCAAATCCGATAATAGTTCGTCCACTTCGTACGACCGCTTCCAAAAGAAAGAGTGCTTCTTCGTATTCGAGTCCTCCCGGAACGGGGGTTCCTGTATGCGGGCACAAGTGAGGGGAAAGCGCATCAATATCGAAGCTGATATATACTTTTGAAGAAAGAGAACGAACGATTTTTTCGCACTCCTTTTTCCATGTTGATCCTCGAAATATATTTTTTTTCAAAACACGATCAAAAAAAGGAAGTATTTTTCCATGGGAATTTCGAATGCGATCTGCTTCTTCTGTACAAAAATCTCGCACTCCTACAGAGACAATGTGATCGATATTCGATATGAGTGAAGCATGATACATAATGGATGCATGCGAGAATTCAAATCCTTCATATGCCTTCCGAAGATCTGCATGAGCATCGAGATGAAGAATGGAATATTTCGGATGCACTTTTGATAATGCCTGCATGTATCCAAGTGGGACACTATGATCTCCACCAAGCACTCCGACGAGTTTCCCTTTTCGAAGGAGTTTTTGTGATTCATGAAAAAGCCAATCACGAAGTTCCTCACAACCAGAATTTATTTCCGCATATAATTTTTTTACTTTTACGTCATTCGGGGAGCCACCTTTCTCGAGATGGCGAATACATATCTCGGCTTTTTTTCTGAGGTATTCTCCTTTTTTTCGGAAGCGTGATTCTCCAGGAAGAAGGGCAATGCCAATTTTCCAGGCGTCAGGAATTTCAAGGTCATAGAGATCGACTTGCGATGACGCTCTGAGAATTGCTTCTGGTGCTTTTTCCGTGTTTCCACCATATGAAATGGTGACACTCCAAGGGACACCAAGAATCACGACATCAGATTCTTCTGGAGTAAATGGAAGTCCATATATGCTTCCATTCAGCTTTCTAACTGCATTCGGGTCAAACGCGGCAATCTTCGACTTCTTCGATCGCATTTGTTTGGTGTTCATATTCCTCTAAAATTAAGAAAAGAGTTTTGAAAAATTCGTCCGCTCTCGATTCTTCCAATTTCCTTTTTCATACGCAGCTGCGACAATAATTGGCAGTGCAAGTGTTGCTTCGGAATATACCATTTGTTCGTACACGGTACTCACTTTTCCCCAAGAACTTGCTTCTTTGAGAGTAGAAGAAGAGCACGCTCCATCGCGAACATCGGCAACGGTAATTTGAACAGCATATTTATGAACAGGAGCTTCAACGCCCAGAACTTCAGCACATACAACGGTATCCTGTGCGAAATTTTTTGGAACGCCGCCTCCAACCATGAGAAGTCCACTCTGAGTGCTTTTCATTTTTATTTCGGAAAGTTCTCGAAAGTCTTTCACAGAATCAATCGAAACATGTGCGTCTTTATGGTGTTCTTGGTGGAGTACGAGTCCAAAACCTGCTGAAGAATCGGAAAATGCCGGACAAAATATCGGAACATTATGCTCATACGCCACTTGCACCAGAGAATCTTTCTTTACTGAATTTTTTTGAAGATATTTTCCCATTTCCGCGATAAATTCACGGGAAGAATATGGACGCGGAGACAAAGCATCCGCTATTTTCGCAATAGCATGATCACATTCCTGCAGTTCTTCTTCATCAATAA from Candidatus Peregrinibacteria bacterium encodes the following:
- a CDS encoding agmatinase family protein; translation: MNTKQMRSKKSKIAAFDPNAVRKLNGSIYGLPFTPEESDVVILGVPWSVTISYGGNTEKAPEAILRASSQVDLYDLEIPDAWKIGIALLPGESRFRKKGEYLRKKAEICIRHLEKGGSPNDVKVKKLYAEINSGCEELRDWLFHESQKLLRKGKLVGVLGGDHSVPLGYMQALSKVHPKYSILHLDAHADLRKAYEGFEFSHASIMYHASLISNIDHIVSVGVRDFCTEEADRIRNSHGKILPFFDRVLKKNIFRGSTWKKECEKIVRSLSSKVYISFDIDALSPHLCPHTGTPVPGGLEYEEALFLLEAVVRSGRTIIGFDLSEVSPGKDKESEWDASVGARILYRLSMLMAKSQGNYKKNFIDKIFSR
- a CDS encoding deoxyhypusine synthase; the protein is MRTFTKKELLSTPIEHIDITSLHVTPLVEAYSKMSFSARDLARAAEIYNQMLGEKECSVWLTLAGSTNAAGCMQIYVDMVKNNMVDVIVSTGASIVDMDFFEALGFKHYRGNPFLDDGMLRSLYIDRIYDTLIDEEELQECDHAIAKIADALSPRPYSSREFIAEMGKYLQKNSVKKDSLVQVAYEHNVPIFCPAFSDSSAGFGLVLHQEHHKDAHVSIDSVKDFRELSEIKMKSTQSGLLMVGGGVPKNFAQDTVVCAEVLGVEAPVHKYAVQITVADVRDGACSSSTLKEASSWGKVSTVYEQMVYSEATLALPIIVAAAYEKGNWKNRERTNFSKLFS